The DNA segment CGTAACGTTTTATATACACGTTTAATGGTATCTGAACAGATTGTAGTAGCCATTTTAGTCGTCTCGAGGAGCTTCTGTCATCGGCGGCAATGCAATAGTTGAGACATcattaaagaattaattaacacGTATGTCTGCACATTGCTTCTTTTCTGTTTAAGGAGATCGTGTGGAATACGACAGTCTCGTTATATAGTTTACACGCTATACTTCGTAGAGCGTTTGTATGAGTAGGATGAAACCTCCTTTGCATTTTACTTTTGTGCAAACTGTTTTTCCTCGTGTGACATCAACGGATGACCAACTCTTCTGTCTGGCATATTTATAGATGCCACTTAATATAAACAAAGACGCTTTCTTATATACGTAATGAAATCCAAATGACGTCTAAAAATTTTGAATCATTTTCTCAATTGCacctatattaataaatctcTGGTCAATTGTAATTCGCAATTTTTTTTGTACTTAAATAGATTCTTCGTTAAAAGATACTGTAATTTTAAGTTGTCTGTTTTTTATGTAAAACTTCTTATTTTCTGCGTTCAACGTCTGCAATTAAAAACGAATTCTATATGGATTATCCCAATCTTGCAACAAATTTGTACCGTCAAATTTGCATTGCAATCGCCATTAACGTATCGCAATTAATATTCCTCCGTTACAATTATCGCACTTGCAATTGCAATCATACTTTGCAATCTCTATGATGCAATTAATATTTTGTCACTGCGATTATCGCGATACCTTAAATCACGTTGGCAATAAATCGCGAAACGTCGACCTTGAGTCACGAATCCCGGTGGCTCGTTACGCTCGTTCGCGCGACCTGGAGAAACAATTCCTCTACAGATGTTCCGGACAACGCGCGTTAGTCTGGTTTTAATAATAGATCGCGCGTATGTGGCACATACGAGAGTTTCAGATCGTCATTCCAACGTGCCAACGAGTAAAACGCAACGAGCGTCTGTTCTGGAACGAGACCGCTGCAACAACGAACCGCTGTCATCACAGACGAACACGTGGTATTCCATCGTGAAAACATCGACGAATACGTTAACTTTTAAcacttttctcgaaaacgataAAACGTGGAGATAAGCGCAGCAACAGAAACAAGTTGAGCGACTCTTTCCACCATTTATATCACCTGATACATTTTTATCTATTACATTTTGCATTGGTAATCACTGTGAGTCATAAGATCGACGTGCTACAGACTCCGTTTAAGCGAGAATTATTTGCATTTGAATGCTTGTGATCGAACAAAATTCTTCTTTGAAGTTGTCTTATTTTGGAGAGTTATAATTTCTTCAAAAGCGATTGGTTACTGAACGACACTTGCCCATTTTTGGAAATGATACAAGAAGCTTACTGTTTCGCTttcgatttgaaaatttaaattaaataactcCAGTCGCATAAAttagaattaatagaaatttattttgcagCATGACTAATTCTATTAAAAGAGCTAATCTATGTTTGTACGCAACTACAGATCTACTAATCTCAGTTAATAACTAAGAACTAAATAAATCTCAGCTAACAATTAATGTTAACTGCATAACAGGATGGCAAGTAAACGCTAGCAAATAACAGTACATGTAAAAACTATTATGTGCTTATGTAATATTAGTTTCCATTTTTTAAgatattacttttgcaatataaaGTGAAATGTTTGTACGTTACTGCATTATTCTTTATAAGCACGTaagattaattattgacatgTTTATGATTAGATATATTCCACGAGCACAATCCCATTTCTCTGTTAATAGCGCAAACGATATGTTAAACACTAGCACACGTAAACAAGAAAATGAAAGTTATGATTTCCAATCTATTAATTGTCTATTGTAGaggttcctctctctctctctctctctctctctctctttctctctctacctTGTTTCGTGTTCTGATTTTTCTTGCTCctccttttccttcgtttccttCTCCACAACAATCTTGTGATAGAAATCTTTCCACATCGTCTCCTCGTCCATTCTGGCAGGTATGTTCTTTACGCCCAAATGAAATTCATAACATCCTCCTACACGTTCTTTAATAGACCAAATTAACTTTCTCTCGTCGATGAAACGTCTCTTCTATAGCTCGAGCAAGAGCCACGAATCGCTCATTGCTAAAATCACACAATGTTAAACGAGTATCGTCAGAAATTCCGGCGAACAACAAGTTAACACCGGTAGGTCAGCTCGAAGCAGTCAACACTGCCGTGAATAACACGCCTTGACATTTTCCATTCACTGTTGCTTCCTCTCCAGCCACCAGATGGCGGATGCTCACAGACTGCGCATCAATAACTTCTTCTCGACTATCCTTGATCTTCTACTTTCTTATCTGGCGCGTTTACAACCTTCTTTATCTGTTCaattattctttaattaaagATAGCTCGCACGGAGACAGGAAACGTGGATTTACACGAGCATCGTTTCGTGGAAACTGAGATTTGTGAATCTTGGTAACTGGTCGGTACTGGTAATGCTGATGGCGCCATGATTCTCAAATAGCACCGGTGAGTCAACGTTCAGAAACGACAATTGTCATCAGAATGGTACCGTGTTATTTACACGGCAGGTGTGTCAAAAGAGTTTACAGATCGTTGCCAAGGATGATTTAAGTAACTGAGATGATTTTAGAATTCGTCGAGTGTCGTTGGCATCACGGTACATCTGTTTTGTCGGAAGTCGATGATCCTTTATCTAACAAATACCAATTTTTCCTTCCTGTGGCTTCTATTCTTATCGCTGGCTATTTAAGTATCTTCTGTATTTGTCTGAGTATTTTTCCACAAAGTACACTGTCATTATAAAGTACGGTTCGTACGAGGACACTTCCTAATTTTGATGGTTGGTTGAAATTATTAAGATTTAGTCAATCATAACTTTGCATTCATGCAGGATGATGTCCAAAagattgataaaaattatttgcaagaattacatgaggaatttaataaatagaaattaatattatatagaaaaatgtaataatttcttattCATTTCTGAGTTTATTTCATTTCCTGTAAGTGGCCTAATAATTATGAACGGGAGCGTATATCGTATTGTTTGCTGGTAGTAGTTGGAAGAAACTAAAAGAAGCTGCAAAGAAATCCTTGAATTTTTTACTCAACGTATCCTCGATCCTATTTTTAACGTTGTCTCGCTTTCTGTTACTTATCTctatttatttcgtttctttggTAATATTTCACTTGAAATTCATAAAAACTGCGGATGTAAAGCGACGTTTATGAGGGTTCACATATGGTAGTTTAATCTGTAATGCACTTGGGAATGGCAGAACGATGCAATATTTCATATCGTGTTATCAAAAGTGAGTCTCCTTCGATATTTTGAGAACGAGAAAATTAGATATACCgaagtatatataaaatagcgAAGAAGGAGCGATGTTACAGAcgtgtatattattttcatcatgATTTTCAAGCTAATTTCGTTTCTCGTATTCTTAGGTAAGCCTCTAAAACGgaattcttttcctttctcagttatttatattttttaactaatTACATAAATTGGAAGACTCTCAAGAGAGatttatattttcacataggCCTCATTTTATATCCTTCAACTTCTAAACATGCTACTGGAAGCAATTCTCCAATTCCAAATGATACTCGAACAGATCCAAATGCCTTTGTGTTAGTTAATCCGAATCAAGTGCGTCGTTTGGAAAGGACGATACGAAATTTCTTTTCGAAAATAGCAGAGCCTATAGACAAACCGATTGTATTAAGATCTACATCGTCTGATTCATATGGTCTGCTATCAACTATTCGAAAAGTATGTGAAAGTATAAGGAAAAAGCTCATGCAATTCGCTAATGATTGTGGGCTAATTAATACCGTTCAACGATACGAAAAACGTTCGAGTCAGGATCCATTGTCCGATGATTGGTTCTCTGAGTTGCTGCTGCAAAGTATATACGTGATACGAGACTTAGGAAACatgattaatgaaattaaatcatCGACTGGTTTGTATCTCGGAGAAGGAAATACGACTTTCCGTGGAAGTAAGGTTTGTGCAAATGAGAAAATTGAACGAGGTATTTTGCTTGTTAATTGTGctttacgttgtatagttaatggttttaataataaagatttcTGTCTTTCGAGTAATAAATTAGTGAACTTACATATCAatatataattgataataaattaaaataattaatatagtaatatgacaCTAAAATTCTGTTAGTAAGGTAAATTACTGAATCAAAGTATAGAATATGTAATTAATCCTAtgttattacttttattactGTTCCTAACTTCTATATTTCTTCGATTATTTCTTCGAAAACttgaaaaatatgaaacctTTTATTCTACGTATGTATATCAGCAAACAACCTGATAATCAATTATACAAGTTTTAAAGACTCCTAGGAAATTTTTCGGTACTATTTTTACGATTAACTCTTCCAAAAACTCATAAGCTAAAATATTCACACAGTTCCAGCAATTAAATAGACACGCTAACGGCTTCAAATTCCTCGGCGTAGTGAATGATGCAGCAGAATTTAGCGACAGACTATCGCAATGTCTGGTGCAAATAACGAACAATAGGAAGCGTAGATCTTCTTTCAGTCTAAATCGAGCAATCCTAGATTTGATGAAACATACACCGGAAATCACACTTAAAACTTTAGAAACTAGTTTAAGGAACATTTCACAAACGAATGTTTTCAAAAATCATTCAAGACGAAAGCCCTGGCATATTTTCTTTTGTCTTTCAACGACGAGCAACAGGGGAATCGATTACGACGAGTGCATTCGCGAATTGCAACGCTTCGATGAATGCCTAAGCAGCTCGAGACAATCATCGAatatgaaaatgcataattttgACGCGAAATCGTGGACAAGGGCGATTCGAAGCTTGAGTCATTGCAAAACTATGGAAGATAAATATGGAGAAACGGAGGTCTCCTGTAAACCCGATCGAAGAATGCcacgaaaaattaaaaagaagacgAAGTACGTGTTTGAAAGAATATTGGATAGAAAAATACCCAGAGGATCTTCTTTCCATCGTGCTGTTAATGATCTTGGCGACACATTTTCGGAAAGCGAGTGGGGACAAAGATTTATCGATGAGTTGTGCCAGTACTTTGGTATTTACGAGGATGGCAAAAAGAAACTAAGTAGATTTTCAAAATCCGCGAGTAAGAACAAAAAGGCAGCGCTGAAGTTAGtatgattaaattttatacgattaaggttgatttaattaaattttaatatgtgTAACTAGAATCCTTTAGAAGGATTAATAatcaaaaagaattaaaaaatttctgtaCAAATTTAGAAATGTGAAAGTTATACGTATATGGTTTTCAACCAGGCGCAGTGAAATCTCGGAAGCTTTGAAATCATACAAAAAAGGAGCGATGGTAAGAACATTCGGTGCGATAAATAAAATGCACCGGTCTGCggtcgatttcgaaaaattcttcGCGGAGGGAATGAGAGATACCTTTAAGGAAGCTTGGCAGAGCCACGTGAAGGTTTTATCTAGTCTGATGGACTGGATGACCAAGCTACTGGAACTCCACAGCGGCGGAAGCACCAGTGGAAAGGAACCGCGCTCGTCAGACACGAGCTCGTCAGACACGAGCACATCGCAAGTCGAGTGGAATAGCGACGAAGATTTGGATTCTGAAAATATGCGGGAACGTGTTGTAGCTCGTCCTAAATCAGGTTACCAcgatttatattacattacagttgaattagatattttattcattttatcacGAGAAATTTTAAGTGTCATGGTAGGTCCGATAATTTCCCTTTTATTCGCCAAACATTAAATACatagaaattttctttataaacTTTGTACGAAGaagatataaagtatattattAAGCATGAAGTACGAATGTAATGTAgataaatgtttcatttacaGAGATAATAAAAGATGTGGACAGCTCTATGAATAGTCTAATGAAATCAATGAATCACCTAACCAGACATCGAAACGCGACCAATAAAGATATGCTGACTTCTCTTGCTAATAATCTTCTTTTAGTCATGATATTCATGGAGACTATGGGCTTCGTCTCTTCCTTATACTGTTTTGGACCAATTGCGAGGGAGGAAACTTCTTTagaatttaacgacgaatgGAACCGTCAACATGGATCGTTGCATTTTTCTAAATACGATGAAATTATCGATTTAATCTCACGTGAATATCCTCTTTTTTACCAAAATGTGAAGCCATTTTGGGATGAGAATAATTAATTCTGAATAAACCATAAAAATTCTATGTAATCTTCAAGAtagttgtaaataaatataataaataaatttagccaatgtaataaatacaaattattgAAGAATTTCATTTCAGTCATAATTTATTTTCAGGCAATTTGTTAAATGtacttaatatatattaacACAACTTCGCAAAATAAAAGTGCGAAATAAAATCCTTTGAATCCTTATTGTGATAAATCTGTGTTAATTTATATTCCTAGccttcatttattattttaactaattattttaattaaattactacAAAATGTTATGGATTGTTATTTAAaagaattgaattttatatttctttaatgttATCTTCAAgcttttcaataaaaatttctaatttcataatttttatagatttcaTAGACAAGACGAATGAAATGAAGTATATAAACATTATTAgtaaataatactatatataatataatattttcctaatgtaaaagaaaaaaaatttataaattatcaatatatattatttaaaattagtatCATTCTTATCGGGCATCATACACTTGCTAAGAACCCTATAAATCCTAAAATACAATAGATCAAAAAGTTTATATAACTATTTCTTCTAATCTTTCAACTTATCTAATTTATTTACTTGCAGGTAGCAGTAATTTTCAGCAATTTACAAGAAAAATGCATGACATCTATAGTTTCCCAAGATATGAAAAGTTCTTTATTCTGTATACACCCAAATTTATCAAACGCAATCGTTCAAACTGCCAGCAGAAATGCACACAAAATCTACTATCTTCTTCCTAACTTGTGAgtatccttttttattttatttcacatgTTCTTGTAACTCATATTTTTCTGAATCTATAATAATCAATAGCTTTTGTTTACATTTTTACGTTTGTTTATCGCAACAAATATAGAGAGTGTTTCTTGTGCGTGTATCAACGTACATCGaagtacaacctcacaaccgcgaAGTAAGTTGCATCTagtctttcctctcttttcatatctttattatcattattttttcttaatcaCTTCCTTTTTTTAATCTAAAGATGACACAAATCACTGAAGAAACATGCAACgttgtaaaaaaaattatctatCTGTCTAAATAGTATTTCATTCAAATTTCAAAGTCTATCTCGACAGAATAAATACCTGAAAATTTTGAATTAGAAACATGTACTAACCCATCGTATACTACGCGGATTTCTTACAATTCCAGTGAAATACCACTCGTGAATTTCTTCGAagcgtattttaatttttcttgagaAACCTTTCGAATGTTTGactgaaaaattatttgtatcgtGTAGTAAAGACTTTAATGTGTATCCCAACATTTTTGCAGACGTTTCGGAAGCTCAGAATAGTAAAAACATTAGACGTGGATATAAACAATTTTGTTCACGGAAATTGTGAAAATATGATTGTTTACGAGAGGTTGGCCATTTTGTTCTCGAAATAACATTAAGAACTACATAAATCAATCCAATCGATAGTCAGTCGATCAAGGATTCACGTTCCACGTATAGCATGAAAATAGTCGTTTCCAGGAAGATGAAAAAACCGCGTCGAATGTCAGAATACAGAGACAGGCGTGTTCAGGTTCGATGCACGCAGGAAGTCCATTACGCACGTTCTGCGCAAGATCCTGTCGCATACACAGCCACTCGACTCACGTACCGTGTACTTAGGGCTGAATGAAGTTCGAACAGGGCCCTTGGGTAATACGTAATTAGAAACTATTGTGTGCAACGACGTTTCGTATTGTCGACACGCATAAGCGAGTATGGCTATTTTTGAACATAATACTACTTGATGTATATTCTCAGATTTCGAGAAAACGACATAGGaatgaaattcttttaaaatCGCTGATATGAccaaaattttcaattcttgTACATATACGGAGTATAAGATACAAcacgatataatttaattagaagtACGCCATATCCAACAATTGATCTCAtcaaagttaaaattttatctTATCGTATCCCGAGTTCAATCATAGTCGTTCCAACAAAAGGAATTTATTCTGATAATTGTcgtagataaatatttattcgaaatgATTCAAACAATAGTCAACGTTGAAGCAACGTTGGTCCTTAATGGATTATTAACAATAAGTTACGTAACCAATTTTCAAAATCGACGAAATCGTCTTAGAAACCTACTTCTTTGTTAAAGCTATACTATAGATTGCCTTAAACCTCTCGTCTAttgaatgtaaaattaaatattccccACGTGCAATCTATTCAACTATCGTTTTGGTTATCGTTTCGTGCGATGGTGGGCACGCAAGCGTTACTCCACGCTGTCATTTACTCGAATGACTCACCAACGCTGGTTTCCCTGCATAAACAACGGCTGCCGGCTTTTCCAGCGGGTCTTTAAACTCCCTTGCCACGTGCACCGTGTCTTCTAACCGTGAGAAGTGCATTATCGTCGGTCACATCCGTCGATTTCTCCGTGGCTCTCTATCTATTCGGTGGATAAACACGATGGCCACCCAACGATCCAATCGACTCGACGACCGTAGCCTCTTCGATGCCATTGTTAATCGATTTCGTCGTCAGGTGCATCGTGTTTGATAACGAATTAGCA comes from the Bombus terrestris chromosome 8, iyBomTerr1.2, whole genome shotgun sequence genome and includes:
- the LOC110119488 gene encoding uncharacterized protein LOC110119488 isoform X2; its protein translation is MIFKLISFLVFLGLILYPSTSKHATGSNSPIPNDTRTDPNAFVLVNPNQVRRLERTIRNFFSKIAEPIDKPIVLRSTSSDSYGLLSTIRKFQQLNRHANGFKFLGVVNDAAEFSDRLSQCLVQITNNRKRRSSFSLNRAILDLMKHTPEITLKTLETSLRNISQTNVFKNHSRRKPWHIFFCLSTTSNRGIDYDECIRELQRFDECLSSSRQSSNMKMHNFDAKSWTRAIRSLSHCKTMEDKYGETEVSCKPDRRMPRKIKKKTKYVFERILDRKIPRGSSFHRAVNDLGDTFSESEWGQRFIDELCQYFGIYEDGKKKLSRFSKSASKNKKAALKRSEISEALKSYKKGAMVRTFGAINKMHRSAVDFEKFFAEGMRDTFKEAWQSHVKVLSSLMDWMTKLLELHSGGSTSGKEPRSSDTSSSDTSTSQVEWNSDEDLDSENMRERVVARPKSEIIKDVDSSMNSLMKSMNHLTRHRNATNKDMLTSLANNLLLVMIFMETMGFVSSLYCFGPIAREETSLEFNDEWNRQHGSLHFSKYDEIIDLISREYPLFYQNVKPFWDENN
- the LOC110119488 gene encoding uncharacterized protein LOC110119488 isoform X1 translates to MIFKLISFLVFLGLILYPSTSKHATGSNSPIPNDTRTDPNAFVLVNPNQVRRLERTIRNFFSKIAEPIDKPIVLRSTSSDSYGLLSTIRKVCESIRKKLMQFANDCGLINTVQRYEKRSSQDPLSDDWFSELLLQSIYVIRDLGNMINEIKSSTGLYLGEGNTTFRGSKFQQLNRHANGFKFLGVVNDAAEFSDRLSQCLVQITNNRKRRSSFSLNRAILDLMKHTPEITLKTLETSLRNISQTNVFKNHSRRKPWHIFFCLSTTSNRGIDYDECIRELQRFDECLSSSRQSSNMKMHNFDAKSWTRAIRSLSHCKTMEDKYGETEVSCKPDRRMPRKIKKKTKYVFERILDRKIPRGSSFHRAVNDLGDTFSESEWGQRFIDELCQYFGIYEDGKKKLSRFSKSASKNKKAALKRSEISEALKSYKKGAMVRTFGAINKMHRSAVDFEKFFAEGMRDTFKEAWQSHVKVLSSLMDWMTKLLELHSGGSTSGKEPRSSDTSSSDTSTSQVEWNSDEDLDSENMRERVVARPKSEIIKDVDSSMNSLMKSMNHLTRHRNATNKDMLTSLANNLLLVMIFMETMGFVSSLYCFGPIAREETSLEFNDEWNRQHGSLHFSKYDEIIDLISREYPLFYQNVKPFWDENN